The following coding sequences are from one Desulfosporosinus orientis DSM 765 window:
- a CDS encoding phosphopentomutase, whose amino-acid sequence MSRRVILIVLDSVGIGEMPDSKSYGDSGSNTLANIARQKGGLYLPHLQKLGLGNIHSIAGVPPALSPEGCFGKMAEKSAGKDTTSGHWEIAGLILDKAMPTFPQGFPAEFIEHYEAAIERQVIGNEVASGTEIIQRLGEEHVRTGRPIVYTSADSVFQVAAHEEIIPLPELMRICQIAREMLTGELQVGRVIARPFLGRPGEFYRTSNRHDFALEPPRKILLEYIREQGLEVCAVGKINDIYAGRGVTDYCHTKGNMEGVDKTLDYMAKAESGLIMTNLVDFDMLYGHRNDVAGYARALEDFDARLPELYAALGSEDMLVITADHGCDPTMPGTDHSREYVPLLVFGQDLQGGVNLGVRSTFADLGATVAEYLNTKPINNGKSFYRDLK is encoded by the coding sequence GTGTCACGGCGAGTTATACTGATTGTCTTAGACAGTGTAGGAATCGGGGAAATGCCGGATTCAAAAAGCTACGGAGATTCGGGAAGCAACACCTTGGCAAATATAGCCCGGCAGAAGGGAGGGCTATATTTGCCTCACCTGCAAAAACTGGGACTGGGTAATATTCATTCCATCGCCGGTGTCCCTCCTGCCCTTTCTCCCGAGGGCTGTTTCGGAAAAATGGCGGAAAAGTCGGCAGGTAAAGATACCACAAGCGGCCATTGGGAAATCGCCGGTCTCATACTTGATAAGGCAATGCCCACATTCCCTCAGGGCTTTCCCGCTGAATTCATAGAGCACTATGAAGCGGCCATAGAACGCCAGGTTATAGGCAACGAAGTTGCCTCGGGAACGGAAATCATCCAAAGGCTGGGAGAAGAGCATGTGCGCACCGGGAGGCCCATCGTCTACACTTCCGCCGATTCGGTTTTTCAGGTAGCGGCCCATGAAGAGATTATTCCCTTGCCTGAGTTAATGCGGATCTGTCAAATTGCACGGGAGATGCTGACCGGTGAGCTGCAGGTGGGGCGGGTTATTGCCAGGCCCTTTTTAGGCAGGCCGGGAGAATTCTACCGTACGTCAAATCGGCATGATTTTGCCCTTGAACCTCCCCGAAAAATATTATTGGAATATATTCGGGAGCAAGGGCTGGAAGTTTGTGCAGTGGGCAAGATAAATGACATTTATGCGGGAAGAGGTGTGACGGATTATTGTCACACTAAAGGAAACATGGAGGGTGTTGATAAAACCCTGGATTATATGGCAAAAGCGGAATCTGGTCTGATTATGACAAACCTAGTTGACTTCGACATGCTTTATGGACATCGCAATGATGTGGCAGGGTATGCCCGAGCCTTAGAGGATTTTGACGCCCGGCTGCCAGAACTTTATGCTGCCCTGGGCTCGGAAGATATGCTGGTCATCACGGCGGATCATGGTTGTGATCCAACCATGCCGGGTACGGATCATTCCAGGGAATACGTTCCTCTTTTGGTCTTTGGACAGGATCTTCAGGGGGGAGTTAATCTGGGCGTTAGATCCACCTTCGCGGATTTGGGTGCCACTGTAGCGGAATATCTAAATACCAAACCCATAAACAATGGGAAAAGTTTTTATAGAGATCTTAAGTAA
- the sigF gene encoding RNA polymerase sporulation sigma factor SigF — MIQRLSEMNLPHFPLLTDKEMMEYLHAAKEGDAEARERLINCNLKLIFNLVQRFAHRGYEMEDLFQIGTIGLIKAIDKFDFSYGVKFSTYAVPMIIGEIRRFLRDDHPVKVPRSYKELVYKVNRARDELSASLGREATIGEIAENIGVDRDEIVAALEAIQSPTSIYDTLYQDDSDPIYVLDQLSEEKGPESSWFEKIALNEVLDKLPEREKRVLLMRFFEDKTQSEIAALLNLSQVQISRIERAALLRIRELSKINDHSDQDDSETD, encoded by the coding sequence ATGATTCAACGACTTTCAGAAATGAACCTCCCCCATTTTCCTTTGCTTACAGATAAAGAAATGATGGAGTACCTTCACGCTGCTAAGGAAGGAGATGCCGAAGCACGCGAACGACTGATAAATTGCAACTTGAAGCTAATCTTTAACTTGGTTCAGCGTTTTGCCCATCGGGGTTACGAAATGGAAGATCTCTTCCAGATCGGTACCATCGGTTTGATAAAAGCCATTGACAAATTTGATTTTAGCTATGGCGTTAAATTCTCCACATATGCTGTCCCTATGATCATTGGCGAAATACGCCGCTTCCTCCGTGATGATCATCCTGTAAAAGTTCCCCGTTCTTATAAAGAGCTGGTTTATAAGGTCAACCGCGCTCGAGATGAACTTTCAGCTTCTTTAGGCAGGGAAGCAACCATTGGTGAAATTGCCGAAAATATTGGGGTTGACCGAGATGAGATCGTGGCAGCCCTTGAAGCCATCCAAAGTCCAACGTCTATTTATGACACTCTGTATCAAGACGACTCTGATCCCATCTACGTCCTCGATCAACTTTCTGAAGAGAAAGGGCCCGAATCCAGCTGGTTTGAGAAAATTGCTCTCAATGAAGTCTTAGATAAGCTTCCGGAGAGGGAAAAACGCGTTCTCCTTATGCGTTTTTTTGAAGATAAGACTCAAAGTGAAATAGCCGCTCTGCTTAATCTCTCGCAAGTTCAGATTTCTCGTATAGAGCGAGCGGCACTCCTGAGAATTCGCGAATTATCTAAAATCAATGATCACTCTGACCAGGACGACTCTGAAACAGATTAA
- a CDS encoding pyrimidine-nucleoside phosphorylase, producing MRMVDLIEKKRDGASLTKEEIHFIIEGYVREEIPDYQMSAWAMAVYFRGMSPEETAELTLTMAESGEQLDLSVLGERFVDKHSTGGVGDKTTLLLGPMVAACGVPVAKMSGRGLGHTGGTIDKLSSIPGFRVELTQEEFLRQVKKIGLSVIAQTGNMVPADKKLYALRDVTGTVSSIPLIASSVMSKKIAAGAQGIVLDVKYGSGAFMKTIEDARTLAKTMVDIGNALGRQTIAVLSNMNQPLGRAVGNCLEVLEVIDALQGKGPDDLMKVCLELGSWMLVAGGIAPNVETGKKLLHESIESGAAWQKFLEFLMEQGGDVQAVKERRLKVAPWSLPILAKESGYVQSFDAHKIGLLAMTLGAGRMTKESSIDLGAGVYLAKKAGEWVEAEEPVIQLYGRDQERLSEGVHLAQELISISSEIPERPPLIEEVLQ from the coding sequence ATGCGCATGGTTGATCTTATCGAAAAGAAAAGGGATGGAGCTTCCTTAACCAAGGAAGAAATTCATTTTATTATTGAGGGCTATGTTCGAGAAGAGATTCCCGATTACCAAATGTCAGCTTGGGCTATGGCCGTTTATTTTCGAGGAATGTCCCCTGAGGAAACCGCTGAACTTACCTTAACAATGGCCGAAAGCGGAGAGCAATTAGACCTTTCTGTTCTGGGAGAACGATTCGTAGATAAACACAGCACCGGGGGTGTGGGAGATAAAACAACCCTTTTGTTGGGGCCCATGGTCGCGGCTTGCGGCGTACCTGTGGCAAAAATGTCGGGAAGAGGGCTTGGGCATACGGGAGGAACTATTGATAAGCTTAGCTCAATTCCGGGATTTCGGGTGGAGCTTACTCAGGAAGAATTCTTACGGCAGGTTAAAAAAATAGGCTTGTCTGTCATAGCTCAAACCGGGAACATGGTTCCTGCCGATAAAAAGCTTTATGCTCTGCGTGATGTCACCGGGACAGTAAGTTCTATTCCCTTAATAGCTTCTTCCGTAATGAGCAAGAAGATTGCCGCCGGAGCCCAGGGTATTGTTTTAGATGTTAAATACGGGTCTGGAGCCTTCATGAAAACTATTGAGGATGCTCGGACCTTGGCAAAGACCATGGTGGACATCGGCAATGCTCTGGGAAGACAGACCATTGCCGTATTAAGCAATATGAATCAGCCTCTGGGCAGGGCTGTGGGAAATTGCCTGGAAGTACTTGAGGTCATCGATGCCTTGCAGGGAAAAGGACCTGATGATTTAATGAAGGTTTGCCTGGAACTCGGTTCTTGGATGCTCGTGGCAGGAGGAATAGCTCCAAATGTTGAGACTGGAAAGAAACTCCTGCATGAGAGCATCGAGAGCGGAGCAGCTTGGCAAAAATTCTTGGAGTTTTTGATGGAACAAGGGGGGGACGTTCAAGCAGTTAAAGAAAGACGACTAAAGGTTGCTCCCTGGAGTTTGCCGATTCTTGCTAAGGAATCGGGGTATGTACAATCCTTTGATGCTCATAAAATTGGGCTATTAGCCATGACTCTTGGTGCAGGCAGAATGACTAAAGAAAGTTCCATTGATTTAGGTGCAGGCGTTTACCTTGCTAAAAAAGCTGGAGAATGGGTTGAGGCAGAAGAACCTGTTATACAGCTTTACGGGAGGGACCAAGAGAGGTTGTCAGAAGGAGTTCATTTGGCTCAAGAATTAATATCCATAAGCAGTGAAATTCCGGAGAGACCTCCATTAATTGAAGAGGTTTTACAATAG
- a CDS encoding purine-nucleoside phosphorylase, whose translation MISEKDYNRKLTEARSYLMEKISTKPELGIILGSGLGAFAELIQEKTVISYKEIPHFPISTVEGHAGQLVFGKVENRSVVAMQGRFHYYEGYNMQEVTFPVRVMQTLGVAGLIVTNAAGGINPEFRPGDLILIKDHLNFMGENPLRGANLSDLGPRFPDLSDGYNTEWRQKALAITEDYGIRPQEGVYAAMSGPSYETPAEIRHLHVVGADMVGMSTVPEVIVANHGGMKVLGISCVTNMAAGILPQKLSHAEVMETAERVEKKFVAFVQGLMKVL comes from the coding sequence ATGATTTCAGAAAAGGACTATAACAGGAAACTTACTGAGGCACGAAGCTATTTAATGGAAAAAATCTCAACTAAGCCCGAGTTGGGGATTATTTTAGGATCGGGGTTAGGAGCCTTTGCAGAGTTAATTCAGGAAAAAACAGTTATAAGTTATAAAGAGATCCCTCATTTTCCTATCTCAACAGTTGAGGGACATGCCGGACAATTGGTTTTCGGCAAGGTTGAGAATCGTTCAGTTGTTGCTATGCAAGGGCGTTTTCACTATTATGAAGGGTACAACATGCAAGAAGTGACCTTTCCCGTTCGGGTGATGCAAACCTTAGGAGTAGCCGGACTCATTGTCACCAATGCTGCAGGAGGAATCAATCCGGAATTCCGTCCGGGAGATTTGATTTTAATCAAAGATCATCTTAATTTTATGGGAGAAAATCCTTTGCGCGGGGCAAATTTGTCAGATCTGGGTCCTCGCTTTCCAGACTTAAGTGACGGGTATAATACAGAATGGCGGCAAAAGGCTTTAGCGATTACAGAAGATTATGGGATTCGTCCTCAGGAAGGAGTGTACGCTGCCATGAGCGGTCCCAGTTATGAAACTCCTGCAGAAATTCGCCATTTGCATGTGGTTGGTGCCGATATGGTAGGTATGAGTACAGTCCCAGAAGTGATCGTTGCTAATCATGGCGGTATGAAGGTCTTAGGAATTTCTTGTGTAACCAATATGGCAGCCGGAATTTTGCCTCAAAAACTCAGTCATGCAGAAGTTATGGAAACTGCCGAACGAGTGGAAAAGAAATTTGTGGCGTTTGTTCAAGGACTTATGAAAGTGCTCTAG
- the ald gene encoding alanine dehydrogenase, with amino-acid sequence MLIGVPRENKNNESRVAITPAGVHAFTLTGNQVFVEKSAGEGSGITDQQYIDAGAQILDSAEEVWKADMIIKVKEPIPEEYGFFKKGQILFTYLHLAKEPELTKVLMEKQVVAIAYETIQLDNGSLPLLIPMSEVAGRMSIQIGAQLLEKPSGGKGVLLGGVPGVTPANVTIIGGGIVGTNAARMAIGLGAGVTIVEKNTQRLRDIDEMFNGRVRTLASNPFNIANSVAKADLLVGAVLIPGARAPHLVTEEMVQAMSLGSVIIDVAIDQGGSIETVDRVTTHDEPTYVKHGVIHYAVPNIAGAVARTSTYALTNVTLGYALEIVNKGYFKAIQENRSLRKGVNVINGKLTYKAVAESLNIMYTPLEEALL; translated from the coding sequence ATGCTGATTGGAGTACCTAGAGAGAATAAAAACAACGAGAGTCGTGTAGCTATTACCCCTGCAGGTGTCCACGCTTTTACTTTGACCGGAAATCAGGTTTTTGTGGAAAAGTCTGCTGGAGAAGGCAGTGGCATCACAGATCAACAGTACATAGATGCTGGTGCTCAGATCCTTGATTCAGCCGAAGAAGTTTGGAAAGCAGATATGATCATTAAGGTCAAAGAACCAATCCCGGAGGAATATGGGTTTTTCAAAAAAGGACAGATATTATTTACCTATTTGCACCTGGCAAAAGAACCTGAATTGACAAAGGTGCTTATGGAGAAACAAGTAGTGGCTATAGCCTATGAAACTATCCAATTAGACAACGGCTCACTCCCTTTGCTTATTCCAATGAGTGAAGTAGCTGGGCGCATGTCCATTCAAATCGGAGCGCAATTACTGGAGAAACCCAGTGGCGGAAAAGGAGTTTTACTAGGCGGCGTTCCTGGAGTAACTCCTGCGAATGTTACCATCATTGGAGGGGGAATTGTCGGAACGAATGCAGCTAGGATGGCGATTGGCCTTGGTGCAGGAGTTACGATCGTAGAAAAGAATACTCAGCGCCTTCGTGATATTGATGAGATGTTTAATGGTAGAGTAAGGACCTTAGCATCCAACCCCTTTAATATTGCCAATAGTGTTGCTAAAGCCGACCTGCTGGTTGGAGCTGTTCTCATCCCGGGTGCTCGTGCCCCTCACTTAGTAACCGAAGAAATGGTGCAAGCAATGTCTCTCGGAAGTGTCATCATAGATGTTGCCATTGACCAAGGAGGCAGTATTGAAACCGTTGATCGTGTTACAACTCACGATGAGCCTACTTATGTAAAGCATGGAGTCATACATTATGCGGTTCCCAATATTGCCGGAGCAGTCGCCCGAACCTCAACCTATGCCTTAACTAACGTAACCCTTGGTTACGCACTTGAAATAGTCAATAAAGGTTATTTCAAAGCTATTCAAGAAAATCGCTCTCTGCGCAAAGGGGTTAATGTCATTAATGGGAAGCTGACCTATAAAGCAGTTGCAGAATCCTTAAACATTATGTATACTCCATTGGAAGAAGCTTTACTCTAA
- the spoIIAB gene encoding anti-sigma F factor has translation MKSNQISLTFSSIAENVGIARLLIASVGGQLDLSLNDIEELKVAVSEAVSNAIIHGYQNVPNNIVYLDLDISTDGILTIVVKDEGCGISNVEQAMQPAYSTDPERMGLGFVFMQSFMDELQVESELEVGTTVTMKKHFKQIPISSH, from the coding sequence ATGAAATCCAACCAAATATCCCTTACATTTTCCAGTATTGCAGAAAATGTAGGTATCGCCCGTTTGCTCATTGCATCTGTTGGAGGCCAACTAGATCTTTCCCTCAATGACATTGAGGAGCTAAAGGTAGCCGTTTCCGAGGCAGTTTCCAATGCAATTATTCACGGCTACCAAAATGTGCCTAATAATATTGTCTACCTGGATTTGGATATTTCTACTGACGGTATTCTGACAATCGTAGTAAAAGATGAAGGCTGTGGAATCTCGAATGTTGAACAAGCGATGCAACCCGCTTATAGTACGGATCCTGAGCGAATGGGCCTGGGCTTTGTCTTCATGCAGTCTTTCATGGACGAGCTTCAAGTCGAATCTGAACTTGAAGTGGGAACAACGGTGACCATGAAGAAGCACTTCAAGCAAATACCCATCTCCTCTCATTAA
- the spoVAC gene encoding stage V sporulation protein AC, whose amino-acid sequence MANENMQKPSISVTPEDYQKLSQQYTPKPTIMKNVILAFIVGGIICSIGQIFINIFKTLGLAQVEASTAATATMIFLGALLTGLGVYDQIGKFAGAGSIVPVTGFANSIVAPAMEFRREGYVMGVGAKLFTVAGPVLVYGIATSIVVGVAYYLLHL is encoded by the coding sequence ATGGCAAATGAAAACATGCAAAAACCATCAATCTCGGTGACACCGGAAGACTATCAGAAACTGTCACAACAATATACACCAAAGCCGACCATTATGAAAAATGTCATTCTTGCCTTTATCGTTGGTGGAATTATCTGTTCCATAGGACAGATTTTCATCAATATATTCAAAACCCTTGGCCTTGCACAAGTTGAAGCATCCACGGCGGCAACCGCAACTATGATTTTCTTAGGTGCTTTATTGACGGGGTTAGGAGTCTACGATCAAATCGGGAAATTTGCAGGTGCGGGTTCCATTGTTCCCGTAACAGGCTTTGCAAATTCTATTGTTGCACCGGCCATGGAATTTCGACGGGAAGGGTATGTCATGGGGGTAGGTGCAAAATTGTTTACAGTTGCCGGACCAGTACTGGTCTATGGTATTGCTACATCCATAGTGGTAGGCGTTGCTTATTATCTCTTACACTTGTGA
- a CDS encoding CoA-binding protein: MVREKKVYPLAHGITTQDTFAVLGDTLKFIKHKHAWKVWRVLKDFGCTVYPVADGVGRVEGSKVYANLAQLTGKVTVIVPCLLPEKLKTLVADASSAGCTKIWFQEQTWSKDLQQECESAGIEVIRGCVLRHKTYPGKVSLRYLSPCYWHGLRDEKVPIKRFGRY; the protein is encoded by the coding sequence ATGGTACGAGAAAAAAAGGTTTACCCTTTGGCCCATGGAATAACCACTCAGGATACGTTTGCTGTACTTGGCGATACTTTAAAATTTATAAAGCATAAACATGCCTGGAAGGTGTGGCGAGTCTTAAAAGACTTTGGCTGTACGGTCTATCCTGTTGCGGATGGTGTAGGTCGGGTAGAAGGCAGTAAAGTCTATGCTAATCTGGCTCAGCTGACAGGCAAAGTAACTGTCATAGTACCCTGTCTCTTGCCGGAAAAACTTAAAACATTAGTTGCAGATGCTTCGTCTGCCGGCTGCACAAAAATTTGGTTTCAAGAACAAACTTGGTCCAAAGATCTTCAGCAAGAATGTGAAAGTGCGGGGATTGAGGTTATTCGGGGATGCGTACTTCGCCATAAAACTTATCCTGGAAAAGTAAGTCTGCGCTATTTAAGTCCTTGTTATTGGCATGGACTAAGGGATGAAAAAGTACCCATAAAACGCTTTGGCAGGTATTAG
- a CDS encoding stage II sporulation protein M — protein sequence MWKQLGEHIRQYWVIYLTLSCVYLAGAVFGGVGVNALGWSETSQLGKFLDTLLKSQPTTFEPDFLGQLARDMFIMMAGIWILGLTIIGAPLIYLIVFTRGFILGFTISFIISAKGTLGIALVLTTLLVPTLFGVPLLLLGAGLATIFSFLLLRGKARGESLGREFLYYTAAAAFVSIGSVAVGVAQGYFSILGLRLFKL from the coding sequence ATGTGGAAACAACTTGGCGAACACATTCGTCAATATTGGGTTATTTATCTCACGCTCTCATGTGTTTATCTGGCTGGTGCGGTTTTTGGAGGTGTTGGCGTCAACGCTTTGGGATGGTCTGAAACGTCTCAACTGGGCAAGTTTTTAGATACACTCTTAAAAAGTCAGCCCACGACCTTTGAACCTGATTTTCTCGGACAGCTGGCTAGAGATATGTTTATAATGATGGCCGGAATTTGGATTTTAGGACTGACAATTATCGGAGCGCCCTTAATCTATCTGATTGTTTTTACCCGGGGATTTATTTTAGGTTTTACTATAAGTTTTATTATTAGTGCCAAAGGAACGTTAGGGATTGCCCTTGTATTGACGACCTTGTTGGTTCCGACGTTATTTGGAGTTCCCTTACTGCTTCTCGGTGCCGGATTGGCAACTATTTTTTCTTTTCTTTTACTTCGTGGGAAAGCCCGAGGAGAATCCTTGGGTAGGGAGTTCCTTTATTATACAGCTGCTGCTGCCTTTGTCTCGATTGGCTCCGTCGCTGTAGGAGTTGCGCAAGGCTATTTTTCGATCCTCGGTTTGCGTCTATTTAAACTTTAA
- the spoIIAA gene encoding anti-sigma F factor antagonist, translating to MNLEKKIERLTLLLRIEGELDMHTASTLRHAIDSEIEKRGIRTVILNLQDVQFVDSSGLGVILGRYKKLLPLGGKLKITNVPPHIYKIMELSGLPKIISFYIDEAHAYEEGRGA from the coding sequence TTGAACCTAGAAAAAAAAATAGAACGACTAACCCTGCTTCTGCGTATAGAGGGAGAACTGGATATGCACACGGCCTCAACTCTTCGACATGCCATCGATAGTGAGATTGAGAAGCGAGGAATACGTACAGTAATACTTAATCTTCAAGATGTTCAATTTGTCGACAGTTCAGGATTGGGCGTAATCCTCGGCAGGTACAAGAAATTGCTTCCCTTGGGCGGGAAATTAAAAATTACCAATGTACCCCCTCATATTTACAAAATTATGGAATTATCCGGTTTACCTAAAATTATTAGCTTTTATATCGATGAAGCACACGCTTATGAGGAAGGAAGGGGAGCTTAA
- the xerD gene encoding site-specific tyrosine recombinase XerD, with product MASEEKLLKKYLTFLHVERGLSDNTRQAYARDLQQLMNYLQQRGTNVSECVGNDLFLFLLKCKENGKSPRTIARCNATIRGFFAFMLDEGLRKDNPSTYLVTPKLNQPLPKVLSEVTMDKLLQGEEEADLALRNLTILEVLYSSGLRVSELINLTISDFSLDVGYVRCIGKGNKERIVPLGEESLNSLKRYLNGPRERLCGKQNNDRLFINAHGRPLTRQGVTYILNKWAKEHHLEQSISPHMVRHSFATHLLDHGADLRSVQEMLGHADIATTQIYTHLTRKRLLDVFQRAHPRAGDKIRE from the coding sequence ATGGCCTCCGAAGAAAAGCTTCTAAAAAAATACTTGACCTTTTTGCATGTGGAGCGGGGGCTTTCTGATAACACAAGGCAGGCGTATGCGAGAGATTTGCAGCAGCTCATGAACTACCTTCAGCAACGAGGTACGAATGTGTCCGAATGTGTTGGCAATGATTTATTTTTGTTTTTGCTGAAATGCAAAGAGAATGGTAAATCTCCTCGTACAATAGCTCGCTGTAACGCTACCATTCGGGGTTTCTTTGCCTTTATGCTTGATGAAGGTCTGCGAAAGGATAATCCAAGTACTTATTTAGTAACTCCAAAGCTAAATCAACCGCTTCCCAAGGTGTTGTCTGAAGTAACAATGGACAAACTATTGCAGGGGGAGGAAGAAGCAGATCTGGCTCTGAGAAATTTAACAATCTTAGAAGTACTATATAGCAGTGGACTGCGGGTTTCTGAGCTCATCAACCTTACAATCTCCGATTTTTCTCTGGATGTAGGGTATGTGCGCTGCATCGGTAAAGGGAATAAGGAGCGGATTGTGCCTTTAGGTGAAGAATCACTAAACAGTTTAAAGCGTTATTTGAATGGACCGCGGGAGAGATTGTGCGGCAAACAAAACAACGATCGTTTATTTATCAATGCCCACGGACGGCCATTGACCAGGCAAGGAGTGACTTACATTCTCAATAAATGGGCAAAGGAGCATCATCTTGAGCAATCCATTTCTCCTCACATGGTTCGTCACAGTTTTGCAACCCATCTCTTAGACCATGGAGCCGATCTGCGTTCGGTTCAAGAAATGTTAGGGCATGCAGATATTGCGACCACTCAGATATATACTCATTTAACACGGAAACGATTACTGGATGTTTTTCAAAGAGCACATCCAAGAGCAGGCGATAAAATTAGGGAGTGA
- a CDS encoding D-alanyl-D-alanine carboxypeptidase family protein, with the protein MRKVLSMIFAAAIVLGNIGFTNVQPVMGVEIETEAASAVLMDAASGRILYEKESHKELPPASVTKIMTLLIAAEAVDSGKVKLTDVVTASENACKLGGSQIYLEPGETFTLEQMLIAIAVGSANDGCVAVAEHIDGTHEAFVEEMNCKAQELGLKNTHFANAYGLPAEGHYTSAYDLAVISREALKYPLIRKLTSIKEYDLREGKFKLWNTNKLLWWYPGADGLKTGWTNEAKYCLASTVERNGLRLICVVMGVPQVRGHFAESMKIYNYGFAKYEFKQFAPAGQKQGVVKISKGAENEIAALTEKAFGATVEKGKDKNFWVETKLNPEINAPIEKGQKLGEVRLFQNDQLQASVNLVADHTVARAGFVDQLNRTMKSVFGF; encoded by the coding sequence ATGCGCAAAGTATTATCAATGATTTTTGCTGCGGCAATTGTTCTTGGAAACATAGGCTTTACCAATGTACAGCCTGTAATGGGAGTTGAAATCGAGACAGAGGCAGCAAGTGCTGTTCTGATGGACGCAGCTTCAGGACGTATTCTCTATGAGAAAGAGTCCCATAAAGAATTGCCGCCGGCCAGTGTAACTAAAATAATGACCTTATTAATAGCGGCAGAGGCTGTGGATTCCGGCAAAGTAAAATTAACAGATGTTGTAACTGCCAGTGAGAATGCCTGTAAGCTTGGAGGTTCCCAAATTTATCTGGAACCCGGGGAAACCTTTACTCTGGAGCAGATGCTCATAGCCATTGCCGTCGGCTCAGCTAACGATGGCTGTGTTGCCGTTGCTGAACATATCGATGGCACCCATGAGGCTTTTGTGGAAGAGATGAATTGTAAGGCTCAAGAGTTAGGACTGAAGAATACGCATTTTGCCAATGCCTACGGCTTGCCTGCTGAAGGGCATTATACCAGCGCCTATGATTTGGCTGTGATTTCAAGGGAAGCTCTTAAATATCCTCTGATTCGTAAGTTGACGAGTATCAAAGAATATGACTTGCGGGAAGGCAAGTTTAAGCTTTGGAATACCAACAAACTGCTGTGGTGGTATCCTGGAGCCGATGGACTCAAGACAGGATGGACAAATGAAGCTAAATATTGTTTAGCTTCTACTGTGGAAAGAAATGGCTTGCGTTTAATTTGCGTTGTGATGGGAGTCCCCCAAGTCAGAGGACATTTTGCCGAATCAATGAAAATTTACAATTATGGCTTTGCTAAATATGAATTTAAGCAATTTGCTCCGGCTGGGCAAAAGCAGGGCGTGGTGAAAATAAGCAAAGGGGCTGAAAACGAAATTGCTGCTCTAACGGAGAAGGCCTTTGGAGCTACGGTGGAAAAAGGTAAAGACAAAAATTTCTGGGTCGAGACAAAGCTTAACCCAGAAATCAATGCACCTATTGAAAAAGGACAAAAATTAGGAGAGGTTCGTCTCTTTCAGAATGACCAATTACAGGCAAGTGTCAATCTAGTTGCTGATCATACAGTTGCAAGAGCAGGATTCGTTGACCAATTAAACCGTACTATGAAAAGTGTATTTGGTTTTTAA
- a CDS encoding NUDIX hydrolase — MAEHNRREERINSEVVFEGRMLRLEKDMVLLPNGHTSFREVVRHPGAVGIIAVQERELLLVRQYRYAVEQETLEIPAGKLDPRESPFDCAIRELREETGFRGRMEHISTFFTTPGFTDEVMHLFLARDLVWDPLTPDEDEFIGVVRLPWDEAVFRVQQNKFNDAKTILGILLAQGRV; from the coding sequence TTGGCAGAACATAACCGGCGGGAAGAACGTATTAACAGTGAGGTTGTTTTTGAGGGGCGCATGCTTCGTTTGGAAAAGGATATGGTTCTTTTACCCAATGGACATACATCATTTCGTGAAGTCGTCAGACATCCAGGTGCAGTAGGGATTATTGCAGTCCAGGAGCGGGAGCTGCTCTTAGTTCGACAATACCGTTACGCTGTTGAGCAAGAAACTCTGGAAATACCAGCCGGCAAACTTGACCCTAGAGAATCCCCTTTTGATTGTGCAATAAGAGAACTTCGTGAAGAAACGGGATTTCGGGGAAGGATGGAGCATATCAGCACCTTTTTTACGACCCCTGGATTTACGGATGAAGTGATGCATCTTTTTCTGGCTCGGGATTTGGTCTGGGACCCCCTTACCCCTGACGAGGATGAATTTATTGGAGTTGTACGACTTCCCTGGGATGAGGCTGTGTTCCGTGTGCAGCAGAACAAGTTTAACGATGCTAAAACTATTCTTGGCATATTGCTTGCTCAAGGGCGAGTTTGA